The Juglans microcarpa x Juglans regia isolate MS1-56 chromosome 2S, Jm3101_v1.0, whole genome shotgun sequence genome has a window encoding:
- the LOC121252190 gene encoding trans-cinnamate:CoA ligase, peroxisomal-like, whose amino-acid sequence MDQLPKCGANYTPLTPLTFLNRASKFYANRTSVIYERTRFTWRQTYERCCRLASSLRALNILKNDVVSVLAPNIPAMYEMHFAVPMAGAVLNTINTRLDAKTIATILGHSEAKVFFVDCQFVPLAREALRLLMADSKHSLGAESSIPLVIVIDDIDSPTGVRLGELEYEQLVQKGNPRYLPGELEDEWDPIALNYTSGTTSEPKGVVYSHRGAYLSTLSLVLGWEMGSEPVYLWTLPMFHCNGWTFTWGIAARGGTNVCLRNATASDIYRSIAMHKVTHMCCAPIIFNILLQAEPKEKGQQIITSPVQILTGGAPPPAALLEKVEPLGFHVTHAYGLTEATGPALVCEWQEKWNQLPRDDQAKLKARQGISILTLADVDVKDLKTMASVPHDGKTLGEIVLRGSSIMKGYFKERKATFKAFKDGWFLTGDVGVVHPDGYLEIKDRSKDVIISGGENISSVEVESVLYKHPRVLEAAVVAMPHPHWGESPCAFVALKKNLAGRTDDVSEAEIISFCRKNLPHFTVPKKVGFLAELPKNSTGKILKNELRAEAKHLVVSENHLNESSPDHSQVRVPRYGDQILQALSRL is encoded by the exons ATGGATCAGTTGCCGAAATGTGGAGCTAATTATACCCCTCTCACCCCTTTAACTTTCTTGAACAGAGCCTCTAAGTTTTATGCCAATCGTACCTCTGTGATATACGAGCGTACCCGCTTCACATGGCGGCAAACCTACGAGCGTTGCTGCCGCCTTGCTTCCTCTCTTCGCGCCCTTAACATACTCAAGAACGATGTT GTATCTGTGTTGGCTCCTAACATTCCAGCCATGTACGAGATGCATTTTGCAGTGCCTATGGCTGGGGCTGTGCTCAACACCATCAATACCAGGCTTGATGCTAAAACCATAGCCACCATTCTCGGACACTCTGAAGCCAAGGTCTTCTTTGTGGATTGCCAATTCGTGCCGCTGGCACGCGAGGCTCTCCGCTTACTTATGGCTGATTCCAAGCATTCTCTGGGAGCCGAGTCGTCCATCCCCTTGGTGATTGTCATCGATGACATTGACTCACCTACTGGCGTCCGGCTAGGCGAGTTGGAGTATGAGCAACTGGTCCAAAAGGGCAATCCAAGGTACCTTCCTGGCGAGCTCGAGGATGAGTGGGATCCAATTGCTCTGAATTATACGTCAGGAACAACATCTGAACCTAAAGGAGTGGTGTACAGCCACAGAGGTGCCTACCTTAGCACGCTCAGCCTCGTTCTGGGATGGGAAATGGGAAGTGAGCCTGTCTACCTGTGGACACTTCCCATGTTCCATTGCAATGGGTGGACCTTCACTTGGGGCATTGCTGCGCGCGGCGGCACCAACGTGTGCCTGCGCAACGCCACAGCCTCGGACATCTACCGTAGCATTGCCATGCACAAGGTTACACACATGTGTTGCGCGCCCATCATTTTCAACATCCTCCTCCAGGCAGAACCGAAGGAGAAAGGCCAGCAGATCATCACCTCCCCTGTCCAAATACTCACCGGTGGAGCACCCCCGCCGGCAGCTCTGCTTGAAAAAGTAGAGCCACTCGGGTTCCACGTCACGCATGCTTATGGCCTGACGGAGGCAACCGGACCGGCCCTGGTGTGCGAGTGGCAGGAAAAATGGAATCAACTGCCGCGCGACGATCAGGCCAAACTCAAGGCACGTCAAGGTATTAGCATACTGACGCTGGCCGATGTGGATGTGAAGGATTTGAAAACAATGGCCAGTGTGCCCCATGATGGGAAAACTTTGGGGGAGATAGTCCTGCGTGGAAGCAGCATCATGAAGGGCTACTTCAAGGAGCGAAAGGCCACGTTCAAAGCGTTCAAGGATGGCTGGTTCTTAACAGGTGATGTTGGGGTCGTCCATCCAGATGGGTATTTGGAAATCAAGGACAGATCCAAGGACGTGATCATATCTGGAGGCGAAAACATTAGCAGCGTAGAAGTAGAGTCGGTGCTGTATAAGCACCCAAGGGTGCTGGAAGCTGCCGTGGTGGCAATGCCGCACCCTCACTGGGGAGAGAGCCCCTGCGCTTTTGTCGCCCTCAAGAAGAATTTGGCAGGCAGAACCGACGACGTGAGCGAGGCAGAGATCATCTCCTTTTGCAGGAAGAATCTTCCCCATTTCACGGTTCCAAAGAAAGTGGGGTTCTTGGCCGAGCTGCCAAAGAACTCGACAGGAAAGATTCTGAAAAATGAACTGAGGGCTGAAGCAAAGCACCTTGTTGTCTCCGAGAATCATTTAAACGAGTCCAGCCCAGACCATTCTCAAGTACGGGTTCCTCGGTATGGCGACCAGATTCTGCAGGCCTTGTCCCGCCTCTGA